From a region of the Microcebus murinus isolate Inina chromosome 25, M.murinus_Inina_mat1.0, whole genome shotgun sequence genome:
- the LOC105858221 gene encoding aldo-keto reductase family 1 member C3, whose amino-acid sequence MDRNQRVKLNDGHFIPVLGFGTYAPPEVPKSRTVEATKYAIEAGFHHIDAAYLYENEEQVGLAIRSKIADGSVKREDIFYTSKLWSTFHRPELVRPALERSLKKLQLDYVDLYLIHFPWALKPGEELLPTDENGKTIYDIVDICATWEALEKCKDAGLAKSIGVSNFNRRQLEKILNKPGLKYKPVCNQVECHPYLNQSKLLDFCKSKDIVLVAYSALGTQRDKRWVDPSSPVLLEDPVLCALAKKHKRTPALVALRYQLQRGVVVLAKSFTEQRIRENMQVFEFQLTSEDMKKLDGLNRNLRYITADFMADHPDYSFSDEY is encoded by the exons ATGGATCGGAACCAGCGTGTGAAACTAAACGATGGTCACTTCATTCCTGTTCTGGGATTTGGCACCTATGCACCTCCAGAG GTCCCTAAAAGTAGGACCGTGGAGGCCACCAAATATGCAATAGAAGCTGGGTTCCACCATATCGATGCTGCTTATTTATATGAAAACGAAGAGCAGGTTGGACTGGCCATCCGCAGCAAGATTGCAGACGGCTCTGTGAAGAGAGAGGACATCTTCTACACATCAAAG CTTTGGTCCACTTTCCATCGACCAGAGTTGGTCCGACCAGCCTTAGAAAGGTCACTGAAGAAACTTCAACTGGACTATGTTGACCTCTATCTTATTCATTTTCCGTGGGCTCTCAAG CCAGGTGAGGAGCTTTTACCAActgatgaaaatggaaaaacaatataTGACATAGTGGATATTTGTGCCACATGGGAG gccctggagaAGTGTAAGGACGCAGGATTGGCCAAGTCCATCGGGGTGTCCAACTTTAACCGCAGGCAGCTGGAGAAGATCCTGAACAAGCCAGGGCTCAAATACAAGCCTGTCTGCAACCAG GTGGAATGCCATCCTTATCTCAACCAGAGCAAACTGCTGGATTTCTGCAAGTCAAAAGACATTGTTCTGGTTGCCTACAGTGCTCTGGGAACCCAACGAGATAAACGATG GGTGGACCCAAGCTCCCCAGTGCTCCTGGAAGACCCAGTTCTTTGTGCCCTGGCCAAAAAGCACAAGCGAACTCCAGCCCTGGTCGCCCTGCGCTACCAGCTGCAGCGTGGGGTTGTGGTCCTGGCCAAGAGCTTCACTGAGCAGCGCATCAGAGAGAACATGCAg GTTTTTGAATTCCAGTTGACTTCAGAGGACATGAAAAAACTAGATGGCCTAAACAGAAATCTACGCTATATTACTGCTGATTT TATGGCTGACCACCCTGACTATTCATTTTCGGATGAATATTAA